Genomic segment of Ptychodera flava strain L36383 unplaced genomic scaffold, AS_Pfla_20210202 Scaffold_34__1_contigs__length_2629520_pilon, whole genome shotgun sequence:
TAATTATGAATGGTGCCAGGAACTGCAATGGATCAAACAATGTCGCTACTGTACGCAGGAGAGATCCCTTTGTGTGAATTAAAAGAGATTGTGCAGTAAATTAGAATCAACACGTATCCCTTGCCGCATCCAATTTAGTTCTGAGAGTCTTTATGCTTGGGAGCTCCTATTCTTTCACCTTTACTCCTGTAGCACACTTGTCTTCTGGGATGCCCTCCAGAACTGCAGTGCTGTTACTACACCAACGTCGAACTTGAAACCCAGCTGGTGCTAAGAGACCAGATAGCTGGTCACGAGCCTGGATGGCTACGTTATCGTCGTCTTGTGAGTCCATTACATCATCCATATACATACTTTCAGTGCATATAGTTGCTGCCAATGGGAACTTTTCTTGGTTGCTCTCTGCATGTGTACGTATTACATACTGAGCTAGATACGGAGAGGCACAATCACCAAACGTCAGACGGGCTGCCTGATACACTGTAACCGGTCTTGACGTATCCAGGTCTCTCCACAGGATTCTATGGTACGGACGATCCTCCTTTGCCATAACTATTTGTGAGAACATCTCTTTGATATCCCCAACAATTGCAATCCTTCGTCGGCGGAAACGTAGTAGAACATCTACCACGTCTAATTGCAATTTTGGACCTGGTAACATCACATCATTGAGAGACACTCCTTCAGTTCTGGCAGCTGAGTCGTAAACTATCCTTACTTTTGTAGTGGCTTTGTCTTCACGCACTACCGGGAAATGTGGTAGGTACCAACCAGGTCCAGTCCCTTCCGTACCATCAACCGTTTCGAAGTACCCCTTTTTGATGTTGGCCTGCATCACCTCCCTGTAACGTGTTGCCAAGGCGGGTTTCTTCGACAGAGTTCTTTCTAAACTCAACAGTCTATTTTCCGCTGCTTTACGGTTGTCAGGCAACTCTGGGCGTTCATCTCTCCATGGTATGCCAATTTCATAACGATTACCGACCTGCTTCAGCGATCCAGCAGTTTTGCTCACAGCGAGTCGCTCTTCAGGTGTAAGAACGTTTCTTTTCTTACTCTCCCACGAATCTAAATTCCACATGTTACGTAGAGCTTCATTCAAGCCGACATCTTGCTCTGACTGTGAATGGAAAGAACTAACATGTGAAGTGTGGCTCAGGACTCCTCCTTTATGGTATACACCAATGCAAGTCCATCCGAGCGGTGTTTTGCGGGCAACCGGCTCTCCTGGGCATCCTGCTCGTTCCTCAAGGGAGAGTGTTAACTCCGGGTGATCTGCCCCGATGAGAATATCTACTGTCTTACGACCAGGGATTTTAGGAAAGTCAATTCCTTTCAAATGTGACCATTCCCTCCCGTGTCTTCTCCAGTTTGGAATGCTTAGGTTGTCACACATAGAGTTCAGGGTTCGAGCTCCGATTCTCTGTCTCACTCGCCCATCTAGACTCTCAATGGTGACAGCAACAAGGCCGCTGTCGACCTTCGTGCCTCGATTTACCAAGGTCGACACCGTCAGCTCATTGTCTTCTATCTGTAATCCTAATGCAGTAGCAATATCTTTTCGGATATACGTGGAGTCAGATCCATCGTCTAGAAAGGCATTTACCTTTTTCTTGTCACCAGCCCTTCCGATGATGAAAACAGGGATAAGTCGGAGGGCAACCTTGGTTGGAATAACCTTTCCGTCCTTGGACACTCCAAAGGCGTTGTTAGCTGTGTCGGTTGCAATCTCTGTTGCTGGTTCAGACTTATGAAGGTGTCTATGATGAGTTTTCACACAGCCGTCGATTTTGCACCTCAAAACATCAGCACACTTTCTTCCGTGATGCCCAACTTTTAGACAGCGATAACACAGTCCATTCTCTTTAGCAAATTTCCAACGCTCATCGACTGAGAACGAATTCCACTGTCTGCACTGGACGATGTGGTGTGCTTCTTTGCACAGTGGGCAACTCAGTTTCGTGGTTGAGGAGTCTTTGCTTGGACTGGTGGAGCTGACTTGAGATGCCTTAGGGCTTTTGGACGAAGTCTCACTAGCGTGTGTACCACTGCGTTGTGATCTCCTGGTGCCGGATGACTTTGCTGACTCTGTATACGACCTCTTGGCTTTCTCTTTGATCTCTGCCAACTCCAGTCGAACACAGACTTGTCGGTTTAACCAGTCAACAAATGTAGATAAGCCATCCTCTCTCAGTTTAGGACGACTGTCGTAGTATTGTAGCACCAAAGATTCCGGAATTTTCTGAAGGACCAGAGTGTACAGGGTAGATGGACCAATCAACTCTGATTCACGACCTGAGTCTGCCAGTTTTGCTACCAAGTCACAAAGACGATTGGCTACATCCTCTAAACCCTTCAGATCATCTTCCTTTAAGGTAGACTGTGCAATTAACGCATCGAGTTGACGTTGAAATTGCCGCTTTCACCACCATAGCGTTGATCAAGCTTGGTCAATGCCATCTGATACTGGTGATCATTATAGCCTAGTCTGCTGACTAACTGCAAGGCTCGGCCACTCAAAGAACTTTTCAACATGACCATCTTAAAACGGACAGTACTTTGCGCTTGATTTATGAATATCTCAAACTGTTCACGCCAGTCCTGATACTGTTCCTTTTCACCACTGAATCTTGGTAAAGATGGTTTTGCTATTCCCTGGAAAAACTTGTGTACATACTCTGAGCTTTCCTTCGATGTGTCAATATGTGGAGTATCATACTTCACCTTCGGTTCAGTGAAAAGTGATTCTAGGTGTTTTGCGATGGGGGAATCAAAGTGTGCCTCAGTTTTGACTTTGATTCTTGAAGTCCCCTCCTTCATCGCCTTATTGGTTGATAGTCCTGGTTTGAATGGTGGAGCAATGTACTGATTATTACTCAAACCATCCCATAATTCTGCTTCCAGGGCCACTCTATCTGCTTCGTCCTGTTCTTTCTGCAGCTGCAGCCTATGCTCTGCCTGACGTAAATTCTCCTCTTCTGCTCTCAAATTACACTCTTCTTCATATCGCTTCTTTTCTTGTTTGACACGTAACGTTGCTACTTCTGCTTGTATCTTAGCTGCTGCTGATTTCACAGAGGCATGTGAGGAAACAGATTTGTGATCGCTCATACTCTCATCCTCTTGTTTCACCTCAAATTCTGAATTTTGAGGCAACAATGTTTGTTCAGAGTATTTCTGTTCTTTGGTTTCTGAAAGCGTAGTTTGTGATTGACACTCCCGTTTCCTCTCTGCAGCAGGGGATCCAACTGTTGAAGATGTCTCCTTGTCTCTCGCATGCAAGTGTTCAGCAATTTTGTCTTGATAGTCCTCAACCTGTGCCTTTGTAACGGTGAAGTGTTGAGTGACTTTAAACTTTTCCTCTTCAGGGTACTCTGAAGTCTCAGCAAGGCGCACCAAATCACATGCAAGCCTCTCTAGATCTGCCAATGATCTCTCAAGTCGTGCATTGACTTTCTCTAATGTTGTTCGACTTCCACAATCTTTAATCAGCTTGTCGGCCTTTTCACAATGACGGTTGATGTCTACTAACATCAGGCCACGTTCCTTAATTAATCTATCCCAGTGTGTTACTAATTTCTCTTCTTGTTCAACGTCATCGCCCAAGTCATAATCAGCGAGGTAAGCGGGCATTTGTCGACTACGTTGTGATCGTCGTAATGTCGTATCTCCGTTGTCCGCCATGTTCACTGATATCTATAGTTAAACGTTGATCAGATACACTATGCACACAGCAGCTGTACGTTGAAACGAACGGTGGCTGGTACGTGTGAAAACGTCCGTAATTGACGAGTTCTAATTCGATGTACGATGTTTACCTGCAGTTCGCTTCAATCCGGTTCGAAGGACCAATTTTGTGTTAGGACGATAGACGAATTTTCAAAGAACTGTATTTATTACTAACACAAATTTCGGTGACGTCGAATACAACTGCTCGTACGTGTGATCGATGCAAAAGAACAGCCAAAAAACATACAGTTTACCGTGCATCCTGCATGAAAGTCCACAGTCTTCTAAAACGTGTAAGTCCGCCTCATTGAGAGTGTTCTAACGTCCTTGTAACACTGacaatgacatgaaaatgaCGTCTGCTCGATAACATATCGATAAACTCGATAAAAACTACAACCACACAGAAAATTCGAGAAACACATGGCAAAAGTTTCTCATCTCGCGAAAACACGTCTCATTGAAATCACAGATCCTACAATCCGCCAGAGAGGGCGCTGGTCGTAACTTTCGTCGCTCCAGTACACTGTCGGATGAACGGATACATGAGACGTATTATGTTCTCAAAACCAATATAAATTCCACCACAGACACGTCACTTGTGTCTCTTCCTGAACGTCCTTCGAATTCGACCCGTGACTGTGACCAATGTGTTTGATGCATTCGGtatgattattattataattgatTAATTTACAGATTCACGTGACTGAACGATCCTGTTGATGTGTGGGAGCAAGATGATAAAAGTCTAAGCTCAAAGGGGGCAGTAAGTAATACATCGCATGTTTTCTGAGAAAACCACCGGTTTCCACAGCTACCATGCAAAATCCGGGCTTGATCAATGTTACTGTCCTGTTTCCGACAACAACTTTCGAGCGTACTGTTGTTAGTTttgacatagaccctcgagaaatgtCTCGAGGGTCAATGGTTTTGAGGACCAAACTAGCCTCAACGATGTTAAAATTTCTGCAACTAGCTATCGCCTGCTGTTGCAATGTAAAAAATCGAATTATACTGGCTTTCAAGACTAAAGACGCAATATTACCAGCGTTGTTCCTGTTCTGAGTGTCTGATACTGAACACGGCAGGAATACCCGTTCAGTAATGGACATCAACATTGAGTTGTGACCGCGAACCCGCAAAAATGTCGacaaatcaaaacatcaaaacagctagacagagagagagagagagagagagagagagagagagagggagagagagagagagagagagagagagagagagagagagagagagaggggggggagagagagattTTTACGCTTCCAGGAACCGTTCATGTCCTTTCGGGAATCGCCGTTGGGTTGCATGATTACGCCATACGATTACGAAAATGTACGGatactttcctgaaatttgAATTGACTGACATGTAGACTGACATGTGTGCACGCCATTATTAGCAAATGTGCTCTCGCCCTTGCTCTGCATGGCAGgcctgtgtgttaccagcgttatacggccccgtgggaggccgtataatcccggtaacacacagcattGCCATGCAGAGCTGCTCTCGTCCTTACTCTGGAGTCTTGAACGATCACCAATCGCACTCACGTCCATCTGATAATGAGATCACTACTTTAGGATCGACTTATTCGTCTATGAATTTCTGCAAGAGATTTCCAAGTCCCAACTCCCGTAAAATCCGTTCCATCCATTGAGATTTGAGTGATGTACCCCTCAGGAACTCATTTCTGGTCAGCATGATCGCTTTTTACCTCCATACACACGGAACCGTGACATACACTCAGTGTATCGTGCCCGGTCAGTAGTTAGGTAAATATGgatacaatgacaaatttttaaaaccatttagTAGTAATATAAACGAGGTCAACtgtgataaattttgtttttatttaactACATACAGAAGGGGGAATTCCCCCTTACGCGTTTGCCTATTGTGCATGCGTGGAAGagggaattccccactgagtcAGATATACATGTAGTACAGAAGGGTAATCCCCTCTTACCGATTTGCCTATTGTGCATGCGTGGAAGagggaattccccactgagtcAGGATATAGGTCACTCAgcgctagctatgactcactgggtAATCCACTATCAGAACGGCATTCTATTATCGGATGGAAGGgagatcatttgttagatagattctgactgtgatgTAAGTAAAAAATTCTGCTCTTACGAAGGCCACAGGggcccgttccgaaggtgatTCTCGTCTTCTGAATGGAAGTATGAATTTATCAATATCTTCTGTTCACCTgcccttttcactatgtttctCATTTTTCCTATGGAGCAATATTAACACTTATGTTAGATTTTCCCCTACCCTACCGGAACGGGTTTCGAAGGAAGACGCTGTTGTGCAATACCTTTCCAGCAGGGGCTTTCCAGTAGGACTTTCTGATAGGCTTCgagtgttgcttagcagcctgtgatgtcataacACAGGTTTGtctcattctacagttttcatgaaaaaatttcTACCGAATCGTTCCGGTAggattttttctgaactcgggagttaacttgttcacccgatagataaaattttagaaatttcctccgaacttaaaatatgtcagaagaccattacttcaaacaaaatgagacgttttagataaatggtacttatatctaaagtgtaagtagttgtatcttttttaacaaatgaaatgttgccgGACGACCTTTCTTCCGGAGTACGtagtaaaaatatctaaatctttttagctcacatttggttttaccaatgtgagtttatcgtataggctgaagtcgatggcgtctgtatgtatgtatgtatgtatgtatgtatgtatgtatgtatgtatgtatgtatgtatgtacgtacatacagtatgtccgtcaacatcaaaaacacgcaaaccgctgcacgtttcagcttggtatttggtgtgtggatgcatcctgggctatagatgagattttgttcaaatgaagtctgcattgccaaaattatgcaaatgagcttacaaaatgtgaaaatggttaagaattaataactcaagaaccgcttttttgattgctttgaaaatttgtgtgcaagtaccttaggtaaatcttatacagttttatgaatattgtgaagatatccttaattttgtatttttgctgaatttttttgtgatttttctcattttcagtaaaaattcttcttctctgaaaccgccagcccaatcgctctcaaatttgggttgtctctttgcaagggtgttactcttctaatttgttgaaattatgacaaaattgggaaaattactatttttaagcaattttgtcatttttggtcaaaaaatcttagacagtatttcctttttaaaacccctggacagacagctttcatatctggtacacagacgtacagagatgacaatagttagatatgtggaaattgtcctgaaatataaaaaattgtatttttaagacaatattgtcatttttggtcaagaaaactttatctcaaaattacttgtttgatagctttgtaatttggtataaagtcccgaaagatgttattagataaattttctgctcaaagtgttgggaaaccccaaatttgtatattttaggtacttttctcagtttgtgaccttaaatgacctacaccaacccaggatatgttgtgagacaattttgaaggctgtgaacataattttgtcatatttggtaccaatttgtaggaaaatttgatccagaaaacaaagctgaggtgattttttcattttggaccaatttttgcaacttttctatgtaagacatacaacaactgatgagaaatttggatccaggataattccagatgttgtaatctccgcccacagtggaaggcatttcacgatctgtaactaacttaagtgctgtttacattagaatgataacactcatggcattaattaaaaatctccaaggttgtaaatgtacttcctgtcatttggtcttatgtaataccaaggggtggaacatttgatattcaggagggggtagggtctagaagatcgatgatgcagcattacttttttaccagatcccttgtgcatttttgcccactcccacattttctgtttttatcaagccttctctgttttttgttgttgacatttgcttacgtatttaggatctgcttctcccattgctatagaaattgatatgcatgttcctaaagatgacctccagtacctaagttggagaccttatttgcttttgtcattcttgttttttctggttttaaatatttcttgaatggaccaattcaaaccgaatgtgagcacatagtgtccttgacggtattttttatctttatcaaTAGTTATGATAAGAGTGCAAGGTGTTCttaaatctgtttttatagcaacatttccaactaaatcatcaaacttgtctcctgtacctaattttatatatttgataataactgtaccatgttgaagtattttcatattatctgtcatctgttgatttgcagtctgtaaatttaattcagctgcctcctCACCGACACTTTTCAAGCCCAGTTTCtgcaaagttgtgtcccaaaataatctcaCTGGAACCCCTCTCGCATTgtatgagcaataattctccccctcgtttatccaccttcgcagtgtattatctgattTCATTATTGTTGAAAGTGGTTTGATCTttaggtgaatcggtataccgagtagtgtaatgtatgggtTATTAGGATTAAGATAAAGGCGAAAAtcggacaatttatatttgttaacattgctatcaaaataaatcacatttggagttcctggcagttcagcaacacctcctgcaatttcactatccaatatatctaagatgttacgcggtacattataaggcatgaatttctgactagccttatcccatgtcagagcaaaaggagtaggatcatttgcagcctttgtagcgtctattgTAATTTCATCGacgtctttaagttcggaaaattctacagcatgttcgtgacTTTGCACAGCGGCAGAGGCTAAAAACAAAAAGTTTCTCACGGTCTTTGTAatgaaggacgtaatccttattatgattaccagctatcttagtattattgttaactttaacatcactcagatcttcgagctcgagattttgtccgtgaattgtacctagacagaagttacttggaccagacatgaTTGACATAACCGTGGCAGGtcgtatatacagtgaaaattgaaataataccttgtaataacaaggaaaaacaggagtatcaaaaaagcgagagaaatataaacattattacgtacaatataaatatacaatcatggcttcagctataggaatgacagttctcggtgctgtattaaatgcaacggcattcacaggaggaaatattatcggacaaaagctttctgggaatggtgaggctcttattgaagagaaaattagacatgataaagcattagaaaaatttgaacatgatcgtgccgtctggtcagaaaaaagattactccaagctgattgggaaagagaaaatcaagcaaaggacgcgcatgctgcagctgagttaagagatacagatgcagaaatcctggaagaagcagcaGCGGTGGCACAAGCCAACTCTGCGTCAGGCAAAGcagcgcaagcgttagcgcaattctcagattattatcagcccagtcccgagcaaaagaaatatgaaatgatttatattgctggaggattggtcgtgggatggtttatgcttCGCTAGCTTTGCTGATGCGTtagctacagcaattcaatacaaaagctagttggccagttattgaaattgactatgtttccatcctgatctgttatccaaatacgcattgaactcatgtaATCTGAgccctttctcaatggcatggaaattgagccgtttttaaaatcataggtgaccttttcacttatttcttttgtatcctggacgggaagtatttgtaaacagtctgaTACTTTccctgtaccggtatgtattcacccgagccaaatgaaacataatttccagtaacatcaacgacatctgaatgaactatatatttagtgactgttaagaaatccgctcgacctggactcatagtactttttatcacgggGTTGTCATCTCCTCTATCTGAAAAAccgacgaggttagcgaagttacctgtagcattaaaaaatactttaacatctttagccaaagttagaagaacgcggtttgtcggcagatgtttttcaaaattaattttctgtttcaacccgattgctttgttgagtgtatcgatattgtagttacctggacatattgatttagtcttcttcggttggttaccttcttgatattttaatatactattcgTCCCCGTTATTTTATACCATGAGttaaagagtgaacactgtaaaagttttatttgagtaaactgtgatatgtcaatgcaagggtttaaattaacagtaacggtttgcctgttttgcttcAATCCAAAAGATCAGCTCCGCATTAGTATATACATTATGGCGCCCGTGGTGTCAACATCGCTCCGTTCGTGCTCTACTGACTAGTTGAACCAGATCGATCCAAAGTCGCTACTGAGATCCGCATTTACCAAGGAGAAGTGGCAGAGTTCATGCTGCAGTGATTCTGCTAACTGCGGTAAGGATTTGTGTCGTCAAACGTGTGATTTTGGGACTTTTTTCCGACTTGGCCGTGACTCGAAGTGGCAGTTCTTTGTTCTTCATTGATTAGCATAATCATGCCATTGACTCGAAGATGCGATGACTGCAAAGTAACATCCAGCAGTGTTAGGTCTGCTCAAGGTGACCTCATACTTTGCCCAAATTGTAATAAAAGGCGGTTTGGCTCCCATGCAAGCGTTTCGCAAAGTGGCATTGATAACCAATCCGATAATGATGATGGTGTATGCAGTTGACGCTGGTGTATACAGTGATGCTGGGGCTAATGGAGAAATGACACGAATCTCTTCAAGTATTAGCGAATACCAGAGTGCCGGTATCATCCAGAATGATGTTGTCATAAATGAGCTTCTGTGTTTTATGGTGTGTAAAATGGACATCATGCCGATGGAGTCTCTGTTGAAAGTGTGCATTGCCTTTTATAATGACAATGATGTCGAGTCTGCGAAAAAGTTGCTTTTCCACCTTTCTACAGCCTTTGTCCTTGCCACCGACACTAGGTATATACGCCGGCAAGGCCAACATAAAAGAATGAACAACCTGCAGGATATGTATAATGTATTGCAACAGATAGGAGAAGAAGAGATGCCCAATTTTGTTGCAAAGGATTTATCGAATCTTCCTCCTGTCGATATCACACACATTGATGTCACTGGTTTGTTGAGGGAAATTCGGGCATTACGTAATGAGGTAAACTCCATCAAGTCTATCCAGATGAAACAAGATTCACAAATTCAAAAAGTTGGTGACTCTGTAATGGGGTTGATTGAAGATGTTACCGCACTTAGAGGTGATAATCACGATACAGGAGGTGTGAAAAGGCTACACATTGTTGACGATGGCGTTGTTGATCCTGCCACCACTCCTTCTGCCACAGCTGACAATCCAGTGGGAAATACTTCTGTCAAGGCGCTCTACTCAAAGGTGTTGGCCGCATCGGTATCCGAGACCCGACAGAAGTCGCTCAGCATTCCGCCTGATGCCGGTGACGACGGATTTGTTCTTGTTCAAGGCCGGAAAAAGAAGCGACGCCCGCCCGTAATAGGAGCATCGCAGAATGCAACCAGTGTATTCAAGGTGT
This window contains:
- the LOC139127651 gene encoding uncharacterized protein; this translates as MADNGDTTLRRSQRSRQMPAYLADYDLGDDVEQEEKLVTHWDRLIKERGLMLVDINRHCEKADKLIKDCGSRTTLEKVNARLERSLADLERLACDLVRLAETSEYPEEEKFKVTQHFTVTKAQVEDYQDKIAEHLHARDKETSSTVGSPAAERKRECQSQTTLSETKEQKYSEQTLLPQNSEFEVKQEDESMSDHKSVSSHASVKSAAAKIQAEVATLRVKQEKKRYEEECNLRAEEENLRQAEHRLQLQKEQDEADRVALEAELWDGLSNNQYIAPPFKPGLSTNKAMKEGTSRIKVKTEAHFDSPIAKHLESLFTEPKVKYDTPHIDTSKESSEYVHKFFQGIAKPSLPRFSGEKEQYQDWREQFEIFINQAQSTVRFKMVMLKSSLSGRALQLVSRLGYNDHQYQMALTKLDQRYGAKLADSGRESELIGPSTLYTLVLQKIPESLVLQYYDSRPKLREDGLSTFVDWLNRQVCVRLELAEIKEKAKRSYTESAKSSGTRRSQRSGTHASETSSKSPKASQVSSTSPSKDSSTTKLSCPLCKEAHHIVQCRQWNSFSVDERWKFAKENGLCYRCLKVGHHGRKCADVLRCKIDGCVKTHHRHLHKSEPATEIATDTANNAFGVSKDGKVIPTKVALRLIPVFIIGRAGDKKKVNAFLDDGSDSTYIRKDIATALGLQIEDNELTVSTLVNRGTKVDSGLVAVTIESLDGRVRQRIGARTLNSMCDNLSIPNWRRHGREWSHLKGIDFPKIPGRKTVDILIGADHPELTLSLEERAGCPGEPVARKTPLGWTCIGVYHKGGVLSHTSHVSSFHSQSEQDVGLNEALRNMWNLDSWESKKRNVLTPEERLAVSKTAGSLKQVGNRYEIGIPWRDERPELPDNRKAAENRLLSLERTLSKKPALATRYREVMQANIKKGYFETVDGTEGTGPGWYLPHFPVVREDKATTKVRIVYDSAARTEGVSLNDVMLPGPKLQLDVVDVLLRFRRRRIAIVGDIKEMFSQIVMAKEDRPYHRILWRDLDTSRPVTVYQAARLTFGDCASPYLAQYVIRTHAESNQEKFPLAATICTESMYMDDVMDSQDDDNVAIQARDQLSGLLAPAGFQVRRWCSNSTAVLEGIPEDKCATGVKVKE